In bacterium, one DNA window encodes the following:
- a CDS encoding dihydroorotase, whose product MSSLLISHCRLIDPKTKFDGTTDILVQGNKISRIDDHITARDAQVIDAQGMIAVPGLIDLHCHLRDPGRPDEETIESGCSAALSGGFTSICCMPNTDPPIDNEGIVNYVLREAQRVGLCRVFVIAAITKKREGREISEFGELVRAGVKAFSDDGDSVYDAGVLRHALEYSKTFGVPIFEHCLDQDLSHGGLMNESIISTRLGLAGSPSIAEDIMVARDLILAHFTGARLHICHVSSKGAVGLIRRAKKEGIKVTAETCPQYFTFSDTLLETYDTNYKVNPPIRTEDDRQAVIAGLKDGTIDVIATDHAPHTQAEKELEFASVPFGMTGLETALSMTITELITKENFTWIDVLQKMTINPARVIGEDLGVIKPGAMADITVIEPSKRWRLTEERIRSRSRNTPYLNRELTGCPAYVIINGEIKYRGGA is encoded by the coding sequence TTGAGTAGTTTACTGATCAGTCATTGCCGTTTGATCGATCCCAAGACAAAATTCGACGGCACGACGGACATCCTGGTGCAGGGCAATAAAATATCCAGGATCGATGACCATATCACGGCGCGTGACGCCCAGGTGATAGATGCCCAGGGTATGATCGCGGTGCCCGGGCTTATCGACCTGCACTGTCACCTCCGTGATCCCGGACGGCCGGATGAAGAAACGATCGAATCCGGATGCAGTGCCGCTTTGAGTGGCGGGTTCACCAGTATCTGCTGTATGCCGAATACTGACCCGCCGATCGATAACGAGGGGATCGTGAACTATGTTCTGCGGGAAGCGCAGCGTGTCGGGTTATGCCGCGTGTTCGTCATTGCCGCGATCACGAAGAAACGCGAAGGCAGGGAGATCAGCGAGTTCGGCGAGCTCGTCAGAGCGGGCGTCAAGGCTTTCTCTGATGACGGGGATTCAGTTTATGATGCTGGCGTTCTGCGGCATGCACTGGAATATTCAAAAACATTCGGGGTGCCCATTTTCGAACACTGCCTGGACCAGGACTTGAGCCACGGTGGATTGATGAACGAAAGCATCATATCAACCAGGCTGGGTCTGGCCGGATCACCATCGATCGCGGAAGATATCATGGTTGCCCGGGACCTGATCCTGGCGCATTTCACCGGCGCGCGTCTTCATATCTGTCATGTATCCAGCAAAGGCGCGGTCGGCTTGATCCGGAGAGCAAAAAAGGAAGGCATCAAAGTGACCGCGGAAACCTGCCCGCAATACTTCACGTTCAGCGATACTCTGCTGGAAACATACGATACAAATTACAAGGTCAATCCGCCGATCCGGACCGAGGATGACCGCCAGGCGGTTATTGCCGGTCTGAAGGACGGGACGATCGATGTGATCGCCACGGATCACGCGCCGCATACGCAGGCGGAAAAGGAATTGGAATTCGCCTCGGTGCCGTTCGGCATGACCGGACTGGAAACCGCTCTGTCGATGACCATAACGGAACTGATCACCAAGGAGAATTTCACCTGGATCGATGTCCTCCAGAAAATGACCATCAACCCGGCGCGCGTCATCGGCGAGGACCTCGGTGTTATCAAGCCGGGTGCCATGGCCGATATTACGGTCATCGAGCCTTCCAAACGGTGGCGGTTGACCGAGGAGAGGATCAGGTCACGGTCCCGAAACACCCCCTACCTGAACCGGGAGTTGACAGGATGCCCGGCTTATGTTATTATTAACGGTGAGATCAAATACCGGGGTGGGGCATGA
- a CDS encoding aspartate carbamoyltransferase catalytic subunit, which produces MNPKIDLLGIEELAAKDITQYLDTAEKFLEILERPIPIIPALRGKTILMLFFEPSTRTMISFSMAAKRLSADVVNFSTTSSSVKKGETLLDTARNIEAMKVDGVVVRHPAAGAAKFLAERIDSFVVNAGDGSHEHPTQALLDIMTMAHHFPAVKGLRVLIVGDITHSRVARSNIFGLKKLGADVVLCSPPTLLPYGIEELGVEISHDLDKIIGDFDVVMALRIQLERQEKGLFPSAREYRNLYGLTTDRVKKMKPKGIIMHPGPTNRGLEIDPEVADGPKSVILEQVKNGVAMRMAVLFILAGGKIE; this is translated from the coding sequence ATGAATCCTAAGATCGACCTTCTGGGTATCGAAGAACTGGCGGCCAAGGATATTACGCAGTACCTGGACACGGCCGAGAAATTCCTCGAGATACTCGAGCGGCCGATCCCAATCATACCGGCACTGCGGGGAAAGACGATCCTGATGCTGTTCTTTGAACCATCGACCCGGACAATGATTTCCTTCAGCATGGCAGCAAAAAGGCTGTCTGCCGATGTGGTGAATTTTTCAACGACCTCTTCCAGCGTCAAAAAAGGCGAGACCCTGCTGGATACAGCGCGGAATATCGAAGCCATGAAGGTCGATGGCGTTGTCGTCCGGCACCCGGCGGCGGGTGCCGCGAAGTTTTTAGCTGAGCGGATTGACAGTTTTGTAGTCAATGCCGGTGACGGATCGCACGAGCATCCTACCCAGGCGCTGCTTGATATCATGACCATGGCCCACCATTTCCCCGCAGTAAAAGGTCTGAGGGTATTGATCGTGGGGGATATCACTCATTCACGGGTTGCCCGTTCGAATATTTTCGGGCTGAAAAAACTGGGCGCTGATGTGGTGCTTTGTTCGCCTCCCACCCTGCTGCCTTACGGAATTGAGGAGCTTGGCGTCGAGATCAGCCACGACCTCGACAAGATCATCGGTGATTTTGACGTCGTGATGGCTTTGAGAATTCAGCTGGAGCGTCAGGAAAAGGGATTATTCCCGTCAGCGCGGGAATACCGCAATCTGTACGGGCTGACAACAGACCGTGTAAAAAAGATGAAACCCAAAGGTATTATCATGCACCCCGGCCCGACGAACCGGGGGTTGGAGATCGACCCGGAGGTCGCGGACGGACCTAAATCCGTGATCCTGGAGCAGGTCAAGAATGGCGTTGCTATGAGAATGGCGGTTCTGTTCATCCTCGCGGGGGGTAAGATTGAGTAG